Proteins encoded within one genomic window of Hevea brasiliensis isolate MT/VB/25A 57/8 chromosome 8, ASM3005281v1, whole genome shotgun sequence:
- the LOC110637916 gene encoding protein PELPK1-like: MASFNGFILAFFVALSFSSMDVGLAARYLLQLPPLPSVPNLPKPALPPVPAIPTLPQPILPTIQPSPPKPTLPPLPSMPTTPTVPQVTLPPLPSIPSIPTIPNTIPSNSFLSPPPGN; encoded by the coding sequence atGGCCTCCTTCAACGGCTTCATTTTGGCCTTTTTTGTTGCCTTGTCATTTTCAAGCATGGATGTTGGCTTAGCGGCTCGTTATCTCCTGCAATTGCCTCCATTGCCTTCAGTGCCGAACTTGCCGAAGCCTGCACTGCCACCAGTTCCAGCCATTCCAACTCTTCCACAGCCTATATTGCCAACCATTCAACCTTCTCCGCCCAAGCCCACCCTGCCTCCGCTTCCTAGCATGCCTACCACCCCCACTGTTCCACAGGTCACCTTGCCTCCATTGCCAAGCATTCCTTCCATTCCCACAATCCCAAATACAATTCCCTCCAACTCTTTCCTTTCTCCACCACCTGGAAACTAA
- the LOC110637917 gene encoding agamous-like MADS-box protein AGL62, whose product MSRRSKGRQKLDMVKIPRESNLLVTFSKRRYGIFKKASELTTLCGAEVTIIIFSPSMKVFSFGHPSVEAVIDRFLAGNPPQPSSCALQLIEAHRNARVRELNMQLAQVMNQLEMEKKRGEELDKMRKVGAEQFWWESPIEELDVPRLEQLKAALEVLRQNVAKLDDRFLIQSTNHPYFYNSKPETGAFPFNLSNEGFNTNMMPYNFDLGFPSRSGFS is encoded by the exons ATGTCAAGAAGGAGCAAGGGTCGCCAAAAATTGGATATGGTGAAAATACCTAGAGAGAGTAACCTTTTGGTGACCTTCTCCAAACGTAGGTATGGCATTTTTAAGAAAGCTAGCGAACTTACGACTCTTTGTGGTGCTGAAGTCACCATTATAATCTTCTCCCCTAGCATGAAGGTCTTCTCCTTTGGTCACCCTTCTGTTGAAGCGGTCATCGATCGTTTTCTCGCTGGAAACCCTCCTCAACCTTCGTCGTGTGCTCTACAACTCATCGAAGCTCACCGGAATGCCAGGGTCCGGGAGCTCAATATGCAGCTCGCTCAG GTTATGAATCAATTGGAAATGGAGAAGAAGCGAGGAGAGGAGCTTGACAAAATGAGGAAAGTTGGCGCGGAACAGTTCTGGTGGGAGTCTCCTATAGAGGAACTAGACGTGCCAAGGCTTGAGCAGCTCAAGGCAGCTTTAGAGGTGCTCAGGCAAAATGTGGCAAAGCTGGATGATCGGTTTCTGATTCAATCCACAAATCATCCTTACTTCTATAATTCAAAACCTGAGACAGGGGCTTTTCCTTTTAATCTAAGTAATGAAGGGTTCAACACAAACATGATGCCTTATAACTTTGATCTTGGATTTCCAAGCCGAAGTGGGTTCTCTTAA